The following proteins come from a genomic window of Corallococcus sp. NCRR:
- a CDS encoding LodA/GoxA family CTQ-dependent oxidase, producing the protein MSPTYRIHPAIGIARVGNSEDYYLGPVTAGGLPLEKDGQTEVKAFRDAQGGIRRQAARFQVFVYDDQSPQGRPVALGQDVQDVQWTVHVANKKAAWYEFQQLSGVDGNHGGQPLRNPRIARGFRNALIIDPGPRTVAARGSAGLPSSSAFDAPSAPRGYPVNFPEAGLVPENSDITTLGQLSVDAQGRMDFRGGYGRSGCSTRWMVTTALLNTVNTTDSSKSDYLPPGAVGLLRQIADIGYATEEAFRAAIIGVLGQNFGTALAPTVEAIAYEQPRIDNYANNNYWWDDTSDGPVSARVVLPNGTPVEATPAWVMVAPPAYAPQILNMVTLYDTIYDALVRSRNLAPDLYGPNGFNPNYVPNYQAEIRPILARPSIYQWVANINSQGTAGHDGVVRQDGSPSNFFGYLRQPGHENDPTPGLMPKLAGDDPLQGEPNVIPSPPSKYLTLTRTQYFLLQQFSQQVYSKQPPPASTLGPGEQWDRGVLENCVGGPFCPGIEMTWLCRDPAIYEEPFRIKPMPSTGNSGLQWDTEPTAGHGLQPGDATKYMALPWQADFNECSNQTTDYTNLWWWPAQRPYFVSYMEGGQVKQDYWTRPAGANFVVDETMVFNWKDLGFILKQSGTGPLFLEVERRPLEHKDGTA; encoded by the coding sequence ATGAGCCCGACCTACCGAATCCACCCTGCCATTGGCATCGCACGCGTTGGCAACAGCGAGGACTACTACCTGGGGCCGGTGACGGCCGGAGGACTGCCGCTGGAGAAGGATGGCCAGACGGAGGTGAAGGCCTTCCGCGACGCTCAAGGTGGCATCCGGAGGCAGGCGGCGCGCTTCCAGGTGTTTGTCTATGACGACCAGAGCCCGCAGGGCCGCCCGGTGGCGCTGGGGCAGGACGTCCAGGACGTCCAGTGGACCGTGCACGTGGCCAACAAGAAGGCGGCCTGGTACGAGTTCCAGCAGCTCTCCGGCGTGGACGGCAATCACGGGGGCCAGCCGCTGCGCAATCCCAGGATTGCGAGGGGGTTTCGCAATGCGCTGATCATCGACCCGGGGCCGCGCACCGTCGCGGCCCGGGGCTCCGCGGGGCTGCCGTCCTCCTCCGCCTTCGACGCGCCGAGCGCACCCCGCGGCTATCCGGTGAACTTCCCGGAGGCGGGCCTGGTCCCGGAGAACAGCGACATCACCACGCTGGGGCAGCTCTCCGTGGACGCCCAGGGCCGCATGGACTTCCGGGGCGGCTATGGGCGCTCCGGGTGCTCCACGCGGTGGATGGTCACCACGGCGCTGCTCAACACCGTCAACACCACCGATAGCAGCAAGTCCGACTACCTGCCGCCCGGCGCCGTCGGGTTGCTGCGGCAGATCGCCGACATCGGGTACGCCACGGAGGAGGCGTTCCGGGCGGCCATCATCGGCGTCCTCGGCCAGAACTTCGGCACGGCCCTGGCCCCGACCGTGGAAGCGATTGCGTACGAGCAGCCGCGCATCGACAACTACGCCAACAACAACTACTGGTGGGACGACACGTCGGACGGTCCCGTCAGCGCCCGCGTCGTCCTCCCGAACGGCACGCCCGTGGAGGCCACGCCCGCCTGGGTGATGGTGGCGCCGCCGGCCTACGCGCCGCAGATCCTCAACATGGTGACGCTCTACGACACCATCTACGACGCGCTCGTGCGCTCGCGGAACCTGGCGCCGGACCTCTACGGTCCCAACGGCTTCAATCCCAACTACGTGCCCAACTATCAGGCGGAGATCCGCCCCATCCTGGCGCGGCCGTCCATCTATCAATGGGTCGCCAACATCAACTCGCAGGGCACGGCGGGACATGACGGGGTGGTGCGGCAGGACGGGTCGCCGTCCAACTTCTTCGGCTACCTGCGCCAGCCGGGCCATGAGAACGACCCGACGCCGGGCCTGATGCCCAAGCTGGCCGGGGATGATCCGCTGCAGGGCGAGCCCAACGTCATCCCCAGCCCCCCGAGCAAGTACCTCACGCTGACGCGCACGCAGTACTTCCTGCTCCAGCAGTTCAGCCAGCAGGTGTACTCCAAGCAACCGCCGCCCGCGTCCACGCTGGGGCCCGGCGAGCAGTGGGACCGCGGGGTGCTGGAGAACTGCGTGGGCGGGCCGTTCTGCCCGGGCATCGAGATGACCTGGCTGTGCCGCGACCCGGCCATCTACGAGGAGCCCTTCCGCATCAAGCCCATGCCGTCCACCGGCAACTCGGGCCTCCAGTGGGACACCGAGCCCACCGCGGGCCACGGCCTCCAGCCGGGAGACGCCACCAAGTACATGGCGCTGCCGTGGCAGGCGGACTTCAACGAGTGCTCCAACCAGACCACCGACTACACCAACCTCTGGTGGTGGCCCGCGCAGCGCCCGTACTTCGTCTCGTACATGGAGGGCGGCCAGGTGAAGCAGGACTACTGGACGCGTCCGGCCGGCGCCAACTTCGTCGTCGACGAGACCATGGTCTTCAACTGGAAGGACCTGGGCTTCATCCTCAAGCAGTCCGGCACGGGCCCGCTGTTCCTGGAGGTCGAGCGCCGGCCGCTGGAGCACAAGGACGGGACGGCCTGA
- a CDS encoding NAD(P)/FAD-dependent oxidoreductase gives MGDLRFDVAVLGGGPAGAALALALRRHSGLRVVLFERSTYAQPHLGETLPPDSRRLLARLGVWEAFARQGHLRSMGSCSRWGDSALGYNDHLRSPWGTGWHLDRARFDRMLADEASRLGVDVRTGAAVTDWTPLAHGGHRLFLPLQGDAPRAFVDARFVVDATGRGAVFATSRGARRHTVDRTFGLCGTFALQPGRAVDALTLVEACEDGWWYSARMPGDQVVFGLMGDRDSLQGVSPKDAGAWRARMERAPETLRRLEACDFTGGPLRAVSANVACLDRLHGEDWLAVGDAACTLDPLSSQGTSQALRSAHQAAEAVGRHLRGDFTALRLHEASTRHAFQEHLRIREGYYRLERRWPHAPYWRNRQQYHAPLPFVAALNPLSVGKNA, from the coding sequence GTGGGCGACCTCCGGTTTGACGTCGCCGTGCTGGGCGGCGGTCCCGCGGGCGCGGCGCTGGCGCTGGCGTTGCGCAGGCACTCGGGCCTGCGCGTCGTCTTGTTCGAGCGCTCCACCTACGCGCAGCCCCACCTGGGCGAGACGCTGCCTCCGGACAGCCGGCGGCTCCTGGCGCGGCTGGGCGTCTGGGAGGCCTTCGCGCGCCAGGGCCACCTGCGCTCCATGGGCTCGTGCTCGCGCTGGGGGGACTCCGCGCTGGGCTACAACGACCACCTGCGCTCGCCGTGGGGCACGGGCTGGCACCTGGACCGGGCCCGCTTCGACCGGATGCTCGCGGACGAGGCCTCGCGCCTCGGCGTGGACGTTCGCACCGGCGCGGCGGTGACGGACTGGACGCCCCTGGCGCACGGCGGCCACCGCCTCTTCCTGCCCCTGCAAGGGGACGCGCCCCGCGCCTTCGTGGACGCGCGCTTCGTGGTGGACGCCACGGGCCGCGGCGCCGTCTTCGCCACGTCGCGGGGGGCCCGGCGCCACACGGTGGACCGCACCTTCGGCCTGTGCGGCACGTTCGCGCTCCAGCCCGGCCGCGCCGTGGACGCGCTCACGCTGGTGGAGGCGTGCGAGGACGGCTGGTGGTACTCCGCGCGGATGCCCGGCGACCAGGTCGTCTTCGGGCTGATGGGCGACCGGGATTCGCTCCAGGGCGTGTCGCCGAAGGACGCCGGGGCCTGGCGCGCGCGGATGGAGCGCGCGCCGGAGACGCTCCGCCGCCTGGAGGCCTGTGACTTCACCGGCGGGCCCCTGCGCGCGGTGTCCGCGAACGTCGCCTGCCTGGACCGGCTGCACGGCGAGGACTGGCTCGCGGTGGGGGATGCCGCGTGCACGTTGGATCCGCTGTCCTCGCAGGGTACGTCCCAGGCCCTGCGCTCCGCGCATCAGGCCGCCGAAGCCGTGGGCCGGCACCTGCGCGGTGACTTCACCGCGTTGCGCCTCCACGAGGCGAGCACGCGGCACGCGTTCCAGGAGCACCTGCGCATCCGCGAGGGCTACTACCGCCTGGAGCGCCGCTGGCCCCACGCGCCGTACTGGCGCAACCGCCAGCAATACCACGCACCCCTTCCATTCGTCGCAGCCCTGAACCCCCTCTCCGTTGGGAAGAACGCATGA